TGGTATTGCCTTTCTGAACCTCAGTATCAATCTATTCGATAATCCAGCGATAAAACATAATACAGGAATCCATATAATACTTGTGAACCCCTGCTCCTACTTATTTCATTTACCATTCACTGAATTACCAAATAAACATTATACTTCACACCGTTACAAACTGCCTATAAATGCAATCTGTGTCCTTTCATTTTCAATTTATAAACCTATTTTACTGTGCTTTCATGCATTTGTCAATCACAAGGATCTTAAGACACTAATCAGAAAGTAGCAGATCAAATCTAGGCATTCAATCCGCTACTTTCCATAAAATTAAAGGTTACCTAATATTTTTGAAACCAGTGTTACTGCAGATTGCGCATCCGGTGAATAACCATCTGCTCCGATTTCAATGGAATAGCTGTCCGTTATTACTGCTCCTCCAATGATAATCTTACTTGTAACACCATTTTCCTTTGCTAATTCTACGACGCGCTTCATCTCAACCATAGTAGTTGTCATCAGTGCGGACAATGCGATAATATCCGCCTTTTCTCTGATAGCTGTCTGAATTATGGTCTCGCTGGGCACATCCTTGCCCAGATCAATTACTCTATAACCATAGTTTTTCAGCATAAGCGAAACAAGGTTCTTACCGATATCATGAATATCACCGGCAACCGTAGCAATTACAATCGTACCCTTGCTGCTTTCTTGATTCTCCTTTTGAAGCAGAGGCTCCAGATAATCAATTGCCATTTTCATTGTCTCGGCACCTGCTATGAGCTGAGGGAGAAAATACCTCTGGCTTTCATATAATTGTCCCACCTCATTGATGGCAGGAATTAATGTCTTCTCAATCAATTCATTGGGCTTAATACCAGTACTTAAGGCATCCTCTACCAATGCAATGATATTCTTTTTCTTTCCTTTTACAACTGCTTCAAAGACAGAAGGAACCAAATCTGAAGAGTTCTTTTTCATCTCTTCTTCCTTCACATTCTGCACTTCAGGTTTTTCCTGATTGGCAGAGCCTACTGATATCGTTGCCGGTCTCATGGTTACTCTGTCAATATAGCGTTCTGCTCCATCCTCAACACCACGAAGAAGATCGGATGCAAAGGCAGTATTCATCAATAAATCCTGAGAAGGATTTGCAATCGCCATCGTAAGTCCTGCTTGAATTGCAAATGCCAGGAAGGTACTATTGATAAACTGCCGTTCCGGCAGGCCAAAGGATATATTGGAAAGTCCAATGATTGTGGCAAGCTGTAGCTCATCCTTACAATATCGAATCGTCTCCAGCGCTTCTATAGAAGCATTTTTATTAGCACCTACGGTATTCACAAGACCATCTACAATAATATCTTCCTTTGCTAATCCGCATTCCAGCGCACGATCAATTATGGTATGAATTATTTGCTTCTTTTCCTCCAGGTTCTTTGGCATTCCCTGATCAGATAAAGGAAGCAGTATAAACATAGCTCCATATTTCTTAGCAATCGGAATCAGATTGTCGTACTTTGCTTTTTCCAAAGAAATAGAATTAATAAGTGCACGGCCGGGATAAAGTCGTAACGCTGCCTCTATTACTTCCACATGGCTGGAATCGATACACAGTGGTGTATCTGCTGCAAGCAGAGCCTCCTGCATAGCTAATAGCATAATCTGCTTCTCATCGATTCCGTTCATTCCTACATTGATATCCAGAACTTGCGCGCCAAGTGCTACCTGTTCTTCAGCGAAGCGGGAGACGATGGACATATTCTCTTCCCGAAGCTCTGCCTGCAGATCCTTCTTTCCCGTAGGGTTAATGCGTTCACCCACAATCATAAACGGACCGGAGAGCGGTATTTCTACCGTCTTACTCTCTGTGGTTAATGCACGTATATGCGCTTTGCTTATCGCAGGTGGCTGGATATTCTTAACTCTTTCCACCAACTGTTTGATGTGTCTCGGTGTAGAGCCACAGCAGCCTCCGACAATACTTGCTCCTGCTTTTACGATTTCCTCCATCTCTGCTGCAAAGTCTTCTGCTTCCAACGGAAATACCGTTTTGCCATTCACCAGCTTCGGAATTCCAGCATTGGGCTTTGCCATAATCGGAATATATGCATAACGCTTCATTTCTCTGACGATTTCTATCATTTTATCCGGGCCGGTGGAGCAATTAACACCTACTGCATCTGCACCCATGCTTTGTAATACGATGATTGCTGTCTTCGGGTCCGTTCCAAAGATGGTTCTGTTCATTTCATTATACGTAAGGGATATAATTACGGGAAGATCACAGGTTTCTTTCACCGCAAGCAATGCTGCACGGCACTCCTGCAGGCTCATCATCGTCTCGATTACAATTAAATCCACTCCGCAAGGAAGGATATAGCCTAATTGCTGCTTATATACATCAACCAACTCTTCAAAAGGCAGAGGACCTACCGGCTGAACCTGCACGCCGGTCATCGTTAAATCGGCTGCAATATAGACCTTTCTATTACTCCCACAACGGCTGTAATACCTTTTTACTGCCTCGTAGGATAATCCTACCAGTTCCCGGTTGAAATCCTCAAGCTTCTCTGCCATTCCATATTCCGCCAGCTTAATTCTGTTAGCAGTAAAGGTCGGTGCAAATATAATATCCGAACCTGCTTCCAAGAACTCTGTCTGAAGTTCTATTAATACTTCTGGATTATCTAATATCCATTGCTCAGGGCAAACACCCGTGGGCATTCCTCTTTGTTGAAGATTACTTCCGGTTGCTCCATCTACAAACATGATTCTTGACTGAACCAGGGATTGAAATTCCTTTTTTGTCATTGCATATCCTCCTTACGCATGATTTTATCCATTAAGCTGACCCGGTTAAACGGAAGCATAAAATAATACCCATCTGCCACCGTCTCCAACATATCCATTATTTCTCTAGCAATAGAAGCACCCACATTTTCTGCTTCCTCTCTGGACATATTCGGGTTGTATCGATTTAATATATGATCCGGTACATGAATACCACTAATTTCGTTCTTGATGAATAACGCATTTCGATAGCTTACCAGGGGCATAATGCCACATAATATTTTCGTATCAACCCTTTCCTTGATACTGCGTATACGCATAACATCCTCTTCCGAATAAATGGGCTGAGTCAAAAAATACTTAGCACCCGCCTCCATCTTGCGTCTCATTCTGTCCACTACCTTATCAACTGTTCCTCTTCTATAATTAAGGGCTCCTCCGTAGAAGATGGGCTCATCAGAAAAATGCTCCTCATTCATTTCCCGTATATAATCCATAAGCTGTACGGAATTATAATCAAAGACTCCGGTAGTAGATACTCTGCTTTCTCCCGGTACCGGATCACCTGTGACCACCAACATGTTACGGATACCATGAATATAGGCACCCAGCAGCGTAGAGCGCATCGATATCATATTACGATCCCTACAACAGATATGGGGCATGACAGGTAGTTGCGTCTCACCTGCAATTTTTATACTCATTAGTACTGAATCAACACGACTTCTACCCATTGGTGAATCAGCAAAGGTAATGATATCTGCTCCGCTATGCTTAAGTTTATGAGCACACTCCATCACCTGATCAATGTTCGCATCATACGGAGGATCTAATTCCACTGCTATTACCTTATCTTTGCTATCAAACAGCCGATAGAAGGTATTCTCCTTCACCGCCGGGGCAGCCATTTCTCTCCTGCTTCGGGGTTGTTTCACCAGCGGTGTATAAGCATTTGAACGTAGCATATCATTAATGTCGGCTATATATTCCGGTGTTGTTCCACAGCACCCTCCAATGATATCAATCCCTAACTCAGCAATCCGCTTCATATTGTCTGCGAAATACCGGGCATTGTCCATGAAGACCATACGATTTTGCATTTGCTCCGGATAACCTGCATTGGGTGCTGCGTAACTATTTTTACCTTCAGGGAAGGTAACCTTTTGTAGAATTTGATGCATATGTCCGGAACCAATTCCACAATTAAAGCCACAAGCGTCAATTTCATCAATCTGGGCTATCTTATCCATCAAACGTGTTGCACTGATTCCTGCCGCGGAATACCCGTTTTTATTCACGGAAAAGCTTGTAAGAAGGAACATATCCTGTCTCTTTTCCTTTATGTAGGGAGCCAGCTTTTCAATATAGTTCGTTGAGGAAAAGGTTTCAAAATGAATACCATCCATTCCTTGTTCTAAAAAAATGTCACATAAAAGCCGGTATTCTTCCAGAATATCCTTCTCATTCGAATCGGCGTTCTCAGGAATCGGACCGATGTCTCCCAGAATCCAAATCCTTTCAGATATCATTAATTCAGTAGATGATTCCTCCACTGCTTTTTTCGCGATTTGACACGCGGCTATGACCAATTCCCGTTGCTCTTCCTTATTTCGTTGTAATACTGTCCGATTGGCTGCAAAGGTATTCGTACGAATTAATCTGGCTCCGGATTTGATATACTCCTTATGAATTTGCTTAATCACTTCCGGTTCTGTTATATTAGCATATTCCGAAATAATCCTATCCTGATTTTTAATCAGGGAATAGTAGGTTCCCATGGATCCATCCGGAATCAATCTATGTTCTTTTAAATACTGCTTCATTCCCTCATTCCTCCATGAAATGCCACCTATGGCCAGCAAACCAATATGTTATCTTTGTTACAGCAAAGTACTGGGTAGCAAAAACATTTTACCCATTATATATCATTCTTTCCTACACCACAAGTATTTTCACAATATTGAAGGAAGAAAGTTACAGATAGCTTATATTCGGATACCGACAGGATAAGAGCCAGTATTCTCCTATACTATATTAAAAAAGTAAGAATAATAGAGTTCTACCTTTTATCTTTTCGATTTCTATATTCTATGATATAATACCTTGAGTATTTTCAATCTAATATATCACTTTGAATGTTTCAATTACAGGATTAATATTACATATATCACTCATATGAAATTACAACCCAATTGAGGGAACGGAGACACACATGAATAAAATGAAATTATTAAAGATAATTACCATACTTATTCCAGTTCTCATGGCTATGTTATTTGCAGTCCATGAATATATTCTTAACTGGTTTATTAATCTTCCGCGTTGTCCTGCTGTAAGATGGTTCGATATCTATTGTCCTGCCTGTGGCAATACCCGAAGTACCATTGCTTTACTTCACGGAGATATGCTTACATCTCTGCGATACAATATTGTACCTTTGATACTAGCTGTTCTACTGCTGGCTTCGTATATCGAGTTAGTAACTTACAGCTTTGGAAGACACATACGGCTTCTTCCAAGAAAGCTAGGCTTCTATATCATACTTATCATATTACTCATGGCATACTTCATCATTCGCAACTTTATTCCTTATCTTACACCTTGAATTGTTTCGAATAGATTGTATATGACCATTGATATACAGTCTGTATAATTAAAAAGGCTCAGTAAAACATAATCTGCTTTACTGAGCTAATTAATTTTGAGCAATACCTATATACTTATTATATCAGTTTTAGTAATAGGAATCTAATCCCATCTCCCGGTATATTTCATTCAGGAAATCTTCACTACCCAATAATGCTGCAACACCTGCAATCATTAAGATAGCTAAAACAACAGTAATACCGGATAAAATAACTCCTACAATTGCCATTCCCTTACCGCCTGACTTCTTACTAAGGCTGACAATACCAAGAATAAGGCCAACAATCGATAAAGGTAAGCTTAGATAATAGCAGCAGCATAAAACCAGACCTACAATACCACATACTAAGGAAGCAATAGCTAAACCACTGCTCTTCTTTGGCTGATCATATTGAGTAGATGCGTCGTATTGATAGGAATACTGATATTGATTTGAATCAGTCTGATACTGATTCTGCTGCGGTTGTTGATATACCGGCTGTTGATATTGATTCTGCTCCGGATTATTTTGCTGTTGATTATTTTGATTAAAATTGTTGTCTTCAGGATTGTTATAATCTCCCATAATAAGGACCCCCTCGCTATAGTAAATATACAATTCAAAATTGCTATTCATATCCTACCATATTATACTATTTTCTTCAACAAGCTTTTTTAATTTGTTAAACATTTAATAAGCTAATATCATTATAATGCTATTAGTTAATACTATATTACATAAATAGCAATCGATTCACACTCCACATATACATAATTTCTTTATTTTTCGTACATAGTAACCTTGAGGTGATTATATGTCATATGTTGCTCCTGCTATCAGGGAAAAATTTGAAACACTTTCCGTCGACCTAAAAAATAACATATTAGAACGGAATGTGGAACTTTATACGATTCACGATTTAATCGATGTACTGGATCGTATCGTTAAGGAAGCTGAGGAAGAAGACAAGCAATAAGGATAATCTTCACAAGATTAAGGGCTGTTGCATAATACATTTACAGGGAATATGACTTACCATAATGCACTGTCGGAAGAACAGATTGCTGTATTTTGTGTGAATCATGCGATTATTTATATTTGCATGAGACATACAAAATCAGCAATATGTACTTCCGTCTGTGTGTGAGGTAAGTCATATTCCCTGCATGTATATTGTGCAACAGCCCCTTTTTCTTATATATAATGTATTAACTGTATCAGTCCCGCTGACAGAAGTGCTATGAAGAAGCCAATTATAATGCCTTTGCCAGCACCTATGGTATAAAAAAGGGGGTTACGATATTCTTCTACCATATCTTCTGTTCCAGGCACCCAGAATCTCTTACAATTCATAAAAATAGCCAAATCCAAAATAAATAAATCATATAAATTTGCAACAAAGAATAAGAAAAATACATAGAAAAATGCTTTTCCAAAGGTTGTAGCTCCTGAATAATATGCGACTACTGACAGGATAAATACAATCACTACAGCTCCCACTATTTTAACCAAGATATGATTTGATTCCTTTTTCTTTATTTTATCCTTATATTGCGGTAATGACTCCACCCTCTTTCTGACATTAACTGGAAATGACATGATCATACTAGCTGGATCCTTAGCCAAAGGGATTAATATAACGACTGTGAATATTGCACATAAGATTAAGCTTTCAATTAGAAATAACATATGGAATCCCCTTCTTTCTCAAATATATAATCTAATAACTGGTCTTGCATAAGCCTGATGTTTTCTTCTAAAACCTCCTGATGTAGAAACTCCTTATTTTCTACTGCTAAAGCCATGATTTTCTTCACGTCTAAATAATTCTTATACTTATCATCATTGACTATATCAGGTATCACATATCTATCCGTTGGATTTAAAGGTCTTTGTTTCTGTGCTCTTACTATAAATGGCAAAAAATAATTATTGACACTCAGTAATTTTAAATGTATAATTAACGACATTGATAGGGATGCATAATCATATTTAAATCAATGACGATTTGTAGGTTAGTAATGACAAACAAATCGTCCTTTTTATTTTCTTAGGATTATGCTCCTGTATTTATTTTTAAGAAAACGCAAGTTAATGTAGCTACTTTAATTGCTGCAAAGAGTAAAATTCATCAACTATAAGCATCAGTGAGAGACAAAGGTGTCTGAGGATGTAGATATACATCAGCAGACACCTTATTTGATGATTCATCAGAAATCACTCGTGTATATAAAATCAGGATTACTTCGAAGGATAAAATAAAGAATTCAGGAAATATTGTTATTATGATGTTTCCTCAGCACTTGTGTTATCTATGACACAAGGATTGGTTATCAGAGCTGGTCAGATTGGACCAGATGCGATTTATCATGCAGAAGTCGCATTTAATCACGCTATATTCCACATATTTGTATCAACATATCCAGATGGCCCTGTCGCTATGACAGGGCCGTCTCCCTTTATACGAAAAATAAGGGTTTCGTAAGTCATTATGTGATTTACGAAACCCTCTAGTTAATGTATTAGCTCGAATCTGCTATCGTTACTTAGAAACGATTAGCATCAGCTGCTTCCTGAATCGCAACTGCTACAGCTACCGTAGCACCAACCATCGGGTTATTACCCATACCGATCAGACCCATCATTTCAACGTGAGCCGGAACGGAGGAGGAACCTGCGAACTGAGCGTCAGAGTGCATTCTACCCATAGTATCTGTCATACCATAGGAAGCAGGACCAGCTGCCATGTTATCAGGATGTAATGTTCTACCTGTACCACCACCGGAAGCAACGGAGAAGTATTTCTTACCCATCTCGATACATTCCTTCTTGTAGGTACCTGCAACCGGATGCTGGAATCTGGTAGGATTGGTGGAGTTACCGGTAATAGATACGTCAACACCTTCCTTATGCATAATTGCAACACCTTCGGTTACATCATTAGCACCATAGCAGTTTACTGCTGCTCTAGGGCCATTGCTGTAAGATTTGCGGAATACTTCCTTAACCTTACCTGTATAATAATCCATCTCAGTCTCAACATAGGTAAAGCCGTTGATACGGGAGATAATCTGAGCTGCATCCTTACCAAGACCATTTAAGATTACTCTTAAGGGTTTCTTTCTAACCTTGTTCGCAGATTGAGCGATACCGATAGCACCCTCTGCTGCTGCGAAGGACTCATGTCCAGCTAAGAAGCAGAAGCAATCAGTGGACTCCTCCAATAACATCTTTCCAAGGTTACCATGGCCTAAGCCAACCTTTCTCTGATCAGCAACGGATCCAGGAATACAGAAAGCCTGTAAGCCTTCACCAATCGCTGCTGCTGCATCAGCAGCTCTTCTAGCGCCTTTTTTAATTGCAATAGCAGCACCTACTATGTATGCCCAGCTTGCATTCTCAAATGCAATCGGCTGAATACCTTTTACCATATTGTATACATCAAGACCGGCATCCTTTGTAATCTTCTCTGCTTCTTCGATGGAAGCGATGCCGTAGCTGTTTAATACAGCATTGATCTGGTTAATTCTTCTCTCATATGATTCAAATAAAGCCATTGTTATGTATCCTCCTTTACTATTCGTGTCTCGGGTCGATAATCTTCACAGCATCCGCAACACGTCCATATTGACCTTTGGACTTTTCATATGCGGTGTTTGGATCATCGCCTTTTTTGATGAAATCCATCATTTTGCCAAGGCTCACGAATTGATATCCGATAATTTCATTATCAGCATCAAGAGCGATACCGGTTACATAACCTTCTGCCATCTCAAGATAACGAGGTCCTTTTGCAAGTGTTCCGTACATGGTACCAACCTGGCTGCGAAGTCCTTTTCCTAAATCCTCTAAACCAGCACCAATCGGAAGACCGTCCTCAGAGAATGCACTCTGTGTTCTTCCGTAAACGATTTGTAAGAAAAGCTCTCTCATTGCTGTATTAATAGCATCACATACTAAGTCTGTGTTCAATGCCTCAAGAATAGTTCTACCTGGTAATATCTCTGCTGCCATCGCTGCGGAGTGTGTCATACCGGAGCAGCCTACTGTCTCTACTAATGCTTCCTGAATGATACCGTCCTTAACATTCAATGTTAATTTACAGGTACCTTGTTGCGGTGCACACCAGCCAATTCCATGTGTTAAGCCGGAGATATCTGTAACTTCCTTTGCCTTTACCCATTTTGCTTCTTCCGGAATAGGTGCAGCGCCATGGTTTACGCCCTGTGCAACCGGACACATCGTTTTTACTTCATGTGAATAAATCATGTTGTTAAAACTCCTTTCAATATACATAGTATCGTATTTCATTTTCTCTATTCGTTGCAAGAGAAAGCTTTACCCTTCACTTACAGTAAAGATAATGCATTCCTACGAAATAACACTTTATTGTTATTTACTTAACATATTTTCGCATAAAACTACCAATAAGTCCATAGTTTTTTTAGCAAAAGTTCTCTGTATTTACGGCAAGAAATTAATACTTTCCTACAATTTCTCCGGCTGTTTTATATATGCTCCTCTCCGGTACAAAGCCTCTCACCATAGAAAGGGGATAGATATTCGCATTTCTTCCTATGACAGTTCCGGGATTCAGTACACTGTTGCAACCTACTTCCACATAGTCACCCAGAATAGCACCGAATTTCTTCAGGCCTGTCTCAAGCTTTAGCTCTCCGGCTTTTACAGTAACCGGAGTCTTATCTGACTTCACATTGGAAGTAATGGATCCCGCTCCCATATGGGACTTGAAGCCCAGTACGGAATCTCCAACATAATTATAATGGGGTACCTGAACCTTATTGAACAGGATCACATTCTTTAGCTCAGTTGAATTGCCAACCACTGCACCTTCCCCCACAATGGCGCTGCCTCGAATAAAGGCACAATGCCTTACCTCTGCATCCTTACCGATAATTGCGGGTCCATTAATACAAGCGGTAGGGGCTACCTTGGCGGATTTGGCAATCCAGATATCCTCACCAACTTTATCATACTCATCAGCCGGTAAAGTGGCACCAATTGTGATAATTCCGTTCTTAATTTTGCTTAGTACCTCCCATGGATAGATGCAGCCTTCGAATAAATCCGCTGCAATGGTTTCCTTCAAATCAAATAATGACTTAATCATAAGCTGTTCCGACATGTCGAATACCCCCTATAGTTTACTTATCGTTTATATTCATTAATTGTTGACTACTCACAGTCTGCGTGCAATATGATCCATATGTCTGTGATCGGTGCCGCAGCATCCTCCGAAGATTTTTATATTGCTTATTGTACGTAATCTTATCATGTCTTCGGCTAAGGCTTCTGGTTCAGAGCTCTTCAAGTCTGTAGAATTATCTAATTCAGCATATGACAAAGGAGAAGTATTAGCCTGTATTCCCAAAAAACGGCTTTGCACCACATCATTCCTATTATACGGCTGTGATAGCGCCTCGTAAAGAATATTCGGATGCACACAGTTTGTCATATAGCATATTGGCTTATTCTCTGTTTGGCTATCAATTTCCTGAATGGCATCTGAAATCCTTGTTCCATCGATCAGTTTACCATCCTTTTGAATGGTAAAGCTGATGATATATGGTATACCCGTATCTGATATTACGTGAGCCATTCCTATGATCTCCGGTAAAGCAGGCATAATACCTGCATATAGAAAGTCCACATTTGCTTTATGGAACAGATCGACCTGCCATTTGTGAAATTCAATTGCTTCTTTCGTTGACAGTGCACCCTCTCCAGTATATGCATCTCCTTTACATCCAAGAAGTCCGCCTACATACATTTCTACGTCACTTTCTTTTTGTATGTTCTGAAGGAAGCTTGCATTATCCAGTATAATGGAAGAATCACAGCCTGCTTTCTCAACACGTTCCCGATTGGCACGGCGAGTAGGTGTCGTAGCTAAAAACGGCAGATTATATTTCCGCGCAATCGTAATATACTCCTGCCATATCGCTTTCAAAGCAGATGCACCATCCGTATTATATATCATTTTCGCTAATGCAACATCTTTATCAAAATCCAAATGATATTCTCGCTTCAGCCTCTCACCAAGAGCGCCTTCCATTAATATGCTGGCATGTTGTTCAATGCAATCTACAAAACTCATATCGTTTTCCTCATCATTCGATAATTCAGCTTCATCCGAAAGTAAAATCGATAAGCAGCTTATATACTATTATATACTAATTACTCCGTCTCACCAAGAGCTAAATCCTCATAAGGATTGCGTAACTATACTGTAGGAAATAGAGAGGCGGAGTTCACCAAAGATGTGTTTTAGAATTCACACCTATACTATACCTTTTTATATATTCTTTTACAAGCCCCATATATGGGCGTTAAACCATGCATATTTCCTTACATCAGCACTCACACTATGGCTTATACTTTCCATATACTTACCCAGTTCATTACGTTTATTCTTCTCAGAACGAAGAACCTCCTCACAGCTTATTATATCATTTTCTTCAGCTCCTGCAGCCTTTGTCTGCCTCCTCTGTTTTCTTACCAATTCCAGCATATCTCCACCATTATAATAATACGCTCTTAAATGTGCCATCTTATCTACACCCATCCTACTCCATCCCATTGGTCTTGAACTCATCCTTGAGGACAGCACATGACTGACATGGCCTTCTGCACTACATCCCACTATACCTTCTTTTTCTTCTAAACGAACTTTCACTGCAGACCAATTAGAGAGAATATATTCTTTACTCTCTTTGACTCTCTTTATGGTTGCTTCTCCGTCTGTAACCTTCAAAATCTTTTCTATCACTTTTTCGAATTCTCTCTTCGTCCCACTTCTCATCGTTTTATACATTTCCTGACGTGCTTCTTCAGCTGAATCCAGTAAATGTGATGTGGCTCGTATCATATACTTGCTTAAATGAAATTCATCCAGAACATAGGTAAGTCCGGCCAGTCTTCTTTTTCCTGCTTTTATCCACCCTCCTCCATCTCCATTTAGATATATTTTCTCGATGCTGTCTATATCGTAGTTACAACGTATATAGTCATACACCTCATCCCAAAGTTTACTATTATCTTCTCCAGAGTATGTGCCACAAAAGTAGTAAGGATTTATAAGCCGATTTCGTTTACTTTTCGGACCTTCTTTTTCTATTCCCTCATATACATAGACGATTTTGGTTATTATGCAGTTATTCTTCATATGATTATCATTTTTCACAAGATCACCTTTCCGTTCCCGGAATTGTAAGGATATATGATCTTCATCTGCGTCTATGTACAAGTATTTTACTTTTTTCTTATTAAGTAAATCTTTATATTCGTTTTGAAACTCAAGG
The nucleotide sequence above comes from Variimorphobacter saccharofermentans. Encoded proteins:
- a CDS encoding homocysteine S-methyltransferase family protein, coding for MSFVDCIEQHASILMEGALGERLKREYHLDFDKDVALAKMIYNTDGASALKAIWQEYITIARKYNLPFLATTPTRRANRERVEKAGCDSSIILDNASFLQNIQKESDVEMYVGGLLGCKGDAYTGEGALSTKEAIEFHKWQVDLFHKANVDFLYAGIMPALPEIIGMAHVISDTGIPYIISFTIQKDGKLIDGTRISDAIQEIDSQTENKPICYMTNCVHPNILYEALSQPYNRNDVVQSRFLGIQANTSPLSYAELDNSTDLKSSEPEALAEDMIRLRTISNIKIFGGCCGTDHRHMDHIARRL
- a CDS encoding ISLre2 family transposase, with the protein product MIKSIQHFEEVGIRNLEKEVEKFLKNPKDMASFVYGIQDNIIKLGLDIIKETLESCDETLRNSGKRKKDWQIVKKDEKTLITSLGKVCFEKTLFKNKVTGERGYLLDRILGIEEHERLTEDAEAKMLEESVETSYRKAGQAISISEIVSKQTVKNKIHSLEFQNEYKDLLNKKKVKYLYIDADEDHISLQFRERKGDLVKNDNHMKNNCIITKIVYVYEGIEKEGPKSKRNRLINPYYFCGTYSGEDNSKLWDEVYDYIRCNYDIDSIEKIYLNGDGGGWIKAGKRRLAGLTYVLDEFHLSKYMIRATSHLLDSAEEARQEMYKTMRSGTKREFEKVIEKILKVTDGEATIKRVKESKEYILSNWSAVKVRLEEKEGIVGCSAEGHVSHVLSSRMSSRPMGWSRMGVDKMAHLRAYYYNGGDMLELVRKQRRQTKAAGAEENDIISCEEVLRSEKNKRNELGKYMESISHSVSADVRKYAWFNAHIWGL